One genomic segment of Nonomuraea coxensis DSM 45129 includes these proteins:
- a CDS encoding radical SAM protein → MSDLPDGVIWDVTYACPLRCVHCYSESGRRPSRRLSDADMLRVADAIVAMRPQGVAIAGGEPLLVRNIVEVIDRMAGAGLEVALYTSGWAMTGETARRLAETCGRIAVSVDGATPGTHDRIRARKGSFAHAMRALRLLDEISAEHRTRSGRPVSFGIDCVLLQRNFTEMAALCEVVAPRFPELGFIAFGAVVPGGLANRPGFDEHELLTEEQIKLLNDPAHGRRLRTLAPESVTVTSTDNRILQMHPELVAKGAVINALQLEPDGEARAMPMYEGTVGNILHEPAEVLWKRARARWSDPFVVAALSPARTMRQWAEAARRIDYHFGSDAVRARLDRRLLSFGPDST, encoded by the coding sequence ATGAGCGACCTGCCGGACGGCGTGATCTGGGACGTCACCTATGCCTGCCCCTTGCGTTGTGTCCATTGCTACTCCGAATCCGGCAGGCGGCCCTCCCGCCGGTTGAGCGACGCGGACATGCTGCGTGTGGCCGACGCCATCGTGGCCATGCGCCCGCAAGGCGTCGCCATCGCCGGCGGCGAACCCCTGCTGGTCAGGAACATCGTCGAGGTCATCGACCGGATGGCGGGCGCGGGGCTGGAGGTGGCCCTCTACACCAGCGGCTGGGCGATGACCGGAGAGACGGCGCGCCGCCTGGCCGAGACGTGCGGCCGGATAGCCGTGAGCGTGGACGGCGCGACCCCCGGCACCCATGACCGGATCCGCGCGAGAAAGGGATCGTTCGCGCACGCGATGCGAGCACTGCGACTGCTGGACGAGATCAGCGCCGAGCACAGGACCCGGAGCGGAAGACCCGTGTCCTTCGGGATCGACTGCGTGCTGCTGCAGCGCAACTTCACGGAAATGGCAGCCCTCTGCGAGGTCGTCGCCCCTCGATTCCCGGAACTGGGATTCATCGCCTTCGGCGCGGTCGTTCCCGGCGGACTGGCCAACCGGCCCGGATTCGACGAGCACGAACTGCTCACCGAGGAACAGATCAAGCTTCTGAACGATCCCGCCCATGGACGACGGCTGCGTACGCTGGCCCCTGAATCCGTCACCGTCACGAGCACCGACAACCGCATCCTCCAGATGCACCCCGAACTCGTCGCCAAGGGCGCCGTCATCAACGCCCTCCAGCTCGAACCGGACGGCGAGGCACGCGCGATGCCCATGTACGAGGGCACCGTGGGCAACATCCTGCACGAGCCCGCAGAGGTCCTCTGGAAGCGGGCAAGGGCCCGCTGGAGCGACCCCTTCGTGGTGGCGGCGCTGTCGCCGGCCCGCACCATGCGGCAATGGGCGGAGGCCGCCCGGCGCATCGACTACCACTTCGGCTCGGACGCGGTACGGGCGAGACTCGACCGACGGCTTTTGTCATTCGGGCCGGACTCCACCTGA
- a CDS encoding PQQ-dependent sugar dehydrogenase — MRRGRVIPALVLALLAFLVTAPEARAQAVGGFDFDRAEVAVTGLEVPWAIAFLPDGSALVSERGTGRIMQVRPGQPATAVATISGVSASGESGLLGLAVSPSYAQDGWVYAYFTSTAGDNRLVRLRLAAPQTQPALLTGVPSATIHDGGRLAFGPDGMLYVSTGDAGTTANAQNLNSLAGKILRLTPEGGVPADNPFPGSRVYSYGHRNVQGLAWDAQGRMYAAEFGQNTWDEINQIVAGGNYGWPTCEGVCSGSSFRNPIVTWTTAEASPSGLAYANGTLFAAALRGQRVWAVPLTASGTAGTPVAELQGAYGRLRAAAVGPDGWLWLSTSNRDGRGTPVAADDRIIRVPPSGGGQQDACAVTATTQTQWGNGYVVQPVTVTNNGAASISGWTVTFTLPAGHAVTGSWNAALTVSGQTVTARNAGHNGSLGPGQSTTFGFQAGRPDGNTQLPSGYRCA, encoded by the coding sequence ATGCGGCGCGGTCGCGTCATCCCGGCTCTGGTCCTGGCCCTGCTCGCGTTCCTGGTCACCGCGCCCGAGGCGCGGGCGCAGGCGGTGGGCGGGTTCGACTTCGACCGGGCGGAGGTGGCGGTCACGGGGCTGGAGGTGCCGTGGGCGATCGCGTTCCTGCCGGACGGGAGCGCGCTCGTGTCGGAGCGGGGCACCGGCCGGATCATGCAGGTACGCCCGGGGCAGCCGGCCACGGCGGTCGCCACGATCAGCGGGGTGAGCGCGTCGGGCGAGAGCGGCCTGCTGGGGCTCGCCGTCTCGCCGTCGTACGCGCAGGACGGCTGGGTGTACGCCTACTTCACCAGCACGGCCGGGGACAACCGGCTGGTCAGGCTGCGGCTCGCGGCGCCCCAGACGCAGCCGGCGCTGCTCACCGGCGTGCCGAGCGCGACGATCCATGACGGCGGGCGGCTGGCGTTCGGGCCGGACGGCATGCTGTACGTCTCCACCGGCGACGCCGGCACGACCGCGAACGCCCAGAACCTCAACAGCCTGGCGGGCAAGATCCTGCGCCTGACGCCCGAGGGCGGCGTGCCGGCCGACAACCCGTTCCCCGGCTCGCGGGTCTACAGCTACGGCCACCGCAACGTGCAGGGACTCGCCTGGGACGCGCAGGGCCGCATGTACGCCGCCGAGTTCGGCCAGAACACCTGGGACGAGATCAACCAGATCGTGGCGGGCGGCAACTACGGCTGGCCGACCTGTGAGGGCGTCTGCTCCGGCTCCTCCTTCCGCAACCCGATCGTCACCTGGACGACCGCGGAGGCGTCGCCGAGCGGCCTGGCGTACGCGAACGGCACGCTCTTCGCGGCGGCGCTGCGCGGGCAGCGGGTGTGGGCGGTGCCGCTCACGGCGAGCGGCACGGCGGGCACGCCGGTCGCCGAGCTGCAGGGCGCGTACGGGCGGCTGCGCGCCGCCGCGGTGGGGCCGGACGGCTGGTTGTGGCTCTCGACCAGCAACCGGGACGGCCGTGGCACCCCGGTCGCCGCCGACGACCGGATCATCCGGGTCCCGCCGTCCGGCGGCGGCCAGCAGGACGCCTGCGCCGTGACGGCCACCACCCAGACCCAATGGGGCAACGGGTACGTCGTCCAGCCCGTGACGGTCACCAACAACGGCGCCGCCTCGATCAGCGGCTGGACGGTCACGTTCACGCTGCCGGCCGGCCACGCCGTCACCGGCTCGTGGAACGCCGCCCTGACGGTGAGCGGCCAGACCGTGACGGCGCGGAACGCCGGGCACAACGGCTCACTCGGGCCGGGGCAGAGCACGACGTTCGGGTTCCAGGCCGGCCGGCCGGACGGGAACACGCAGCTCCCGTCCGGCTACCGCTGCGCCTGA
- the lanL gene encoding class IV lanthionine synthetase LanL, whose protein sequence is MENAIPPHGTSLGNDPADDAESLLADIADAVLRRRAASGWTSARSGFWHRVEPPHWTRRAQGWKLHVSATPLSSPVVLARAAEVLVRRGCPFKFAAGLKEVVLLVSRNYDRGGAGKFITAYPAGDDECAILAEELHRATAGLPGPKILSDRPWRPGSLVHYRYGAFTGVPHLSNDGALEPGLRAPDGTTVADQRQAWFSPPPWAGPPPSPSPEPDREPEPEREPAPPGTTVLLNDRFVVTRALKHSNKGGVYQATDQLTGDEVIIKEARAHVGGALTDTDSRDLLRSEAATLDALAPLGLTPRKVDLFAQGDNLFLAEELLPGTSLRVWVSDLLGRLNHRQDYAHTLGLDAGTAAELAGKVIDLVSAVHGRGFVLRDLSHNNVMVAPDGTLRLIDLEAVAEPGRPVIRAYTPGYGAPEVVFAPDVGPSPERTADLFSLGALVFFLITGIEPDLIQDLPRADARGAHDRLMLLTDTVGHSHPTLRRFAPLLSGLMADEPERRWSLERAREFVRSLPARPVARRTPGDRITPATRDRLLRDGLAHLIATMAGQEAPRLWPPGPLPDDSDPLNVQCGAAGVLAVLVRAAQADPGLCPGLDDAIRRTAHWIDARLRTVPKILPGLYFGRAGTAWALHDAAVHLGEEPLAERALALAHDLPSTWPNPDVCHGAAGAGLTTLHLWQATGEPALAKRALAYADALVETVQRRQEGIFWRIPADFPSGLAGVAHYGFAHGIAGIGTFLLLAGTCLGRPDYVELAAEAGAALAEVAILERGRAWWPSGERPDGRERLTNWCSGSSGVGTFLVRLGLVTEEPRHLELARQAAAAVRQDRWYSLPVACHGLAGNAEFLLDLADATGDARYAGWAGELAAAVHARHALHDGRMVVPDQSLQGVSAGYNTGLAGVLGMLLRLRHGGPRLWLPATPGLRR, encoded by the coding sequence ATGGAGAACGCGATCCCCCCGCACGGGACCAGCCTCGGGAACGACCCGGCCGACGACGCCGAGAGCCTGCTCGCCGACATCGCCGACGCGGTGCTACGCCGCCGCGCGGCTTCCGGCTGGACATCGGCCAGGTCCGGCTTCTGGCACCGGGTGGAGCCGCCGCACTGGACCCGCCGGGCGCAGGGCTGGAAGCTGCACGTGTCGGCGACGCCGCTGTCGTCGCCTGTGGTGCTGGCCCGCGCCGCCGAGGTGCTGGTACGCCGGGGTTGCCCCTTCAAGTTCGCCGCAGGGCTGAAGGAGGTGGTCCTGCTGGTGAGCCGCAACTACGACCGGGGCGGCGCGGGGAAGTTCATCACCGCCTACCCGGCCGGGGACGACGAGTGCGCCATCCTGGCCGAGGAGCTGCACCGCGCCACGGCGGGTCTTCCCGGGCCGAAGATCCTGTCGGATCGGCCGTGGCGGCCTGGGAGCCTGGTGCACTACCGGTACGGCGCCTTCACCGGTGTGCCGCACCTGAGCAACGACGGAGCCCTGGAGCCGGGACTGCGCGCCCCGGACGGGACGACGGTCGCCGACCAGCGCCAGGCCTGGTTCTCCCCGCCTCCCTGGGCCGGGCCGCCCCCGTCCCCGTCCCCGGAGCCGGACCGCGAGCCGGAGCCGGAGCGGGAGCCCGCGCCGCCCGGCACGACAGTCCTGCTGAACGACCGCTTCGTCGTCACCCGGGCGCTGAAGCACAGCAACAAGGGCGGCGTGTATCAAGCCACCGACCAGCTCACAGGTGACGAGGTCATCATCAAGGAGGCCCGCGCCCACGTCGGCGGCGCCCTGACCGACACCGACTCCAGGGACCTGCTGCGGAGCGAGGCCGCCACGCTCGACGCCCTGGCCCCGCTCGGGCTGACCCCTCGCAAGGTCGACCTCTTCGCGCAGGGCGACAACCTCTTTCTGGCCGAAGAACTCCTGCCGGGGACGTCCTTGCGCGTCTGGGTCAGCGATCTTCTGGGCCGGCTGAACCACCGGCAGGACTACGCCCACACGCTGGGCCTGGACGCCGGCACGGCGGCGGAGCTCGCGGGCAAGGTGATCGACCTGGTGTCCGCCGTGCACGGGCGCGGCTTCGTGCTGCGGGACCTGTCCCACAACAACGTGATGGTCGCCCCGGACGGCACGCTGCGCCTGATCGACCTGGAGGCGGTCGCGGAGCCCGGGCGTCCGGTGATCCGCGCGTACACGCCGGGGTACGGCGCCCCAGAGGTGGTGTTCGCGCCTGACGTGGGACCGTCGCCCGAGCGCACCGCCGATCTGTTCTCCCTGGGCGCCCTGGTGTTCTTCCTGATCACCGGGATCGAACCCGACCTCATCCAGGACCTTCCCCGGGCCGACGCGCGCGGCGCCCACGACCGGCTCATGCTGCTGACGGACACGGTCGGTCACTCCCATCCGACGTTGCGGCGGTTCGCTCCGCTGTTGTCCGGCCTGATGGCCGACGAGCCGGAACGGCGCTGGTCCCTGGAGCGGGCGCGGGAGTTCGTGCGCTCCCTCCCCGCCCGGCCGGTCGCGAGGAGAACGCCCGGCGACCGGATCACCCCGGCGACGCGGGATCGCCTGCTCCGCGACGGCCTGGCCCACCTGATCGCCACCATGGCGGGGCAGGAGGCGCCACGGCTGTGGCCCCCGGGGCCGCTGCCCGACGACAGCGACCCGCTGAACGTGCAGTGCGGGGCGGCGGGCGTACTCGCCGTCCTGGTCAGGGCCGCTCAGGCGGACCCTGGGCTCTGCCCGGGCCTGGACGACGCGATCCGCCGGACCGCGCACTGGATCGACGCGCGGCTGCGTACGGTTCCGAAGATCCTCCCCGGCTTGTACTTCGGCCGCGCGGGCACGGCCTGGGCCCTCCACGACGCGGCTGTCCACCTGGGCGAGGAGCCCCTGGCGGAACGCGCCCTGGCACTGGCCCACGATCTGCCCTCCACCTGGCCCAACCCGGATGTCTGCCACGGGGCGGCGGGCGCCGGCCTGACCACCCTGCACCTGTGGCAGGCCACTGGAGAACCGGCTCTGGCCAAGCGGGCGCTCGCGTACGCCGACGCTCTGGTGGAGACGGTGCAGCGACGACAGGAGGGGATCTTCTGGCGGATACCCGCCGACTTCCCCTCCGGCCTGGCCGGGGTGGCGCACTACGGCTTCGCCCACGGGATCGCGGGGATCGGAACCTTCCTGCTGCTGGCCGGGACCTGCCTGGGCCGACCCGACTACGTGGAGCTCGCCGCCGAGGCAGGCGCCGCACTGGCCGAGGTGGCGATCCTGGAACGGGGCCGCGCGTGGTGGCCCAGCGGTGAGAGGCCCGACGGCCGGGAGCGGCTCACCAACTGGTGCAGCGGCTCCTCGGGAGTCGGCACCTTCCTCGTACGGCTCGGCCTGGTCACCGAGGAGCCCCGCCATCTGGAGCTGGCGCGCCAGGCGGCGGCCGCCGTACGGCAGGACCGCTGGTACTCGCTTCCCGTCGCCTGCCACGGCCTGGCAGGCAACGCCGAGTTCCTGCTCGACCTGGCGGACGCGACGGGCGATGCCCGCTATGCCGGGTGGGCCGGGGAACTGGCGGCCGCCGTACACGCCCGCCACGCGCTCCACGACGGCCGGATGGTCGTCCCTGACCAGTCCCTCCAGGGTGTCTCCGCCGGCTACAACACCGGCCTGGCAGGGGTGCTCGGCATGCTGCTGCGGCTGCGGCACGGCGGCCCGCGCCTCTGGCTGCCCGCCACGCCGGGCCTTCGGCGGTGA
- a CDS encoding iron chaperone — protein MSAAKNTKATTFEGFTEEERAAMKEHAQELKKAARRGSKKADLEQDVLAKIAEMEGPDREMAERIHAIVKAGAPELAPKLWYGMPAYAKDGKVLCFFQPATKFKTRYATLGFNDVANLDEGTMWPSAFALTELGPDEEARIAALMKKAASG, from the coding sequence ATGAGCGCCGCCAAGAACACCAAGGCCACCACCTTCGAGGGGTTCACGGAGGAGGAGCGGGCGGCGATGAAGGAGCACGCCCAGGAGCTGAAGAAGGCGGCCAGGCGTGGCTCCAAGAAGGCCGACCTGGAGCAGGACGTGCTCGCGAAGATCGCCGAGATGGAGGGGCCGGACCGGGAGATGGCCGAGCGCATCCACGCCATCGTCAAGGCCGGCGCGCCCGAGCTCGCGCCGAAGCTCTGGTACGGGATGCCCGCGTACGCCAAGGACGGCAAGGTCCTCTGCTTCTTCCAGCCCGCCACGAAGTTCAAGACCCGCTACGCGACGCTCGGCTTCAACGACGTCGCGAACCTCGACGAGGGCACCATGTGGCCGTCCGCCTTCGCCCTCACCGAGCTGGGCCCCGACGAGGAGGCGCGGATCGCCGCCCTCATGAAGAAGGCCGCGTCCGGGTGA
- a CDS encoding response regulator transcription factor, with product MGEYRILAVDDDPAILRSLRRGLRLEGFEVRTAGSGPAALEIAESEPPDAIVLDVSMPGMSGIEVCARLRQRGAEVPVLMLSALDEVADRVAGLAAGADDYVVKPYDLRELVLRLRALLRRAGRAAAGDGPGGEAVRVGPLSIDPATRRVTVNGRRVELTRREFELLEVLALNAGIVLTRQVLLERVWGYDFEVTDNAVDTFIGYLRRKLEADGEPRMVHTVRGVGFVLRDAPA from the coding sequence ATGGGCGAGTATCGCATTCTCGCGGTGGACGACGATCCCGCGATCCTGCGCTCGCTGCGGCGGGGGCTTCGCCTGGAAGGCTTCGAGGTCCGGACGGCCGGGTCCGGGCCGGCGGCGCTGGAGATCGCGGAGAGCGAGCCGCCGGACGCGATCGTGCTGGACGTGTCGATGCCCGGGATGTCCGGCATCGAGGTGTGTGCGCGGTTACGGCAGCGGGGGGCGGAGGTGCCCGTGCTCATGCTCTCCGCGCTGGACGAGGTCGCCGACCGGGTGGCCGGCCTGGCGGCGGGCGCCGACGACTACGTGGTCAAGCCCTACGACCTCAGAGAACTGGTGCTGCGCTTACGGGCCCTGCTGCGGCGGGCGGGCCGCGCGGCGGCCGGTGACGGGCCCGGAGGAGAGGCCGTACGCGTAGGGCCGTTGTCCATCGATCCCGCCACCCGGCGCGTGACCGTGAACGGACGGCGGGTCGAGCTGACCCGGCGCGAGTTCGAGCTGCTGGAGGTGCTCGCGCTCAACGCCGGGATCGTCCTGACCCGGCAGGTGCTGCTGGAGCGGGTGTGGGGCTACGACTTCGAGGTGACCGACAACGCGGTGGACACCTTCATCGGGTATCTGCGGCGCAAGCTGGAGGCGGACGGCGAGCCGCGGATGGTGCACACCGTACGCGGGGTCGGCTTCGTGCTGCGGGACGCCCCCGCGTGA
- a CDS encoding endonuclease/exonuclease/phosphatase family protein, protein MIGHILIAALLPVQTTPGLHAPTLHVMTWNVCAGTNAACPLHRRSTTELAWHVAVLATRTDAIFLQEFCTGADADLERELETRTGRAWSVRSAPLTHPDGSPYECHPDRTGRPRGTQSVTLAVAGDDRHFEVHPLTSPPWGPRRYAICTTDRAFCTSHLSSGMRNDDRQKGAPYRHAQLRELLKLRADVVGGDLNLTPRDAAVAYKGRDECDPRNRWTYATRERKIDYLFAGDGRVRRCFLDRARGTWSDHVPLHAWISRR, encoded by the coding sequence ATGATCGGACATATCCTGATCGCCGCCCTGTTGCCGGTGCAGACCACCCCCGGACTCCACGCGCCGACCCTGCACGTCATGACCTGGAACGTCTGCGCGGGCACGAACGCCGCCTGCCCGCTCCATCGCCGCTCCACCACCGAACTGGCCTGGCACGTCGCCGTACTGGCCACCAGGACCGACGCGATCTTCCTCCAGGAGTTCTGCACGGGCGCGGACGCCGACCTGGAACGCGAGCTGGAAACCCGCACCGGACGGGCCTGGAGCGTCAGGTCGGCCCCGCTCACGCACCCGGACGGCTCCCCGTACGAGTGCCACCCCGACCGGACCGGCAGGCCGCGCGGCACACAGAGCGTCACCCTGGCCGTCGCCGGCGACGACCGCCACTTCGAGGTGCACCCGCTCACCTCGCCCCCGTGGGGCCCCCGCCGCTACGCGATCTGCACGACCGACCGCGCGTTCTGCACGAGCCACCTCTCCTCCGGCATGCGGAACGACGACCGCCAGAAGGGCGCCCCCTACCGGCACGCCCAGCTCCGCGAGCTGCTGAAGCTCCGCGCGGACGTCGTCGGCGGCGACCTGAACCTGACGCCGCGCGACGCCGCCGTCGCCTACAAGGGCCGCGACGAATGCGACCCGCGCAACCGCTGGACGTACGCCACCCGCGAACGCAAGATCGACTACCTGTTCGCCGGCGACGGCCGCGTACGCCGCTGCTTCCTCGACCGCGCCCGCGGCACCTGGTCCGACCACGTCCCCCTGCACGCCTGGATCAGCCGGAGGTGA
- a CDS encoding PadR family transcriptional regulator, protein MTIPTQLVLRALLEDPTREMYGLEICQAAGLAPGTIHPILVRFEGVGWLESRPEDVDPREVGRPRRRYYRLTPDGAEHARTALARTQAKLSSLLGHRFKRAGEAT, encoded by the coding sequence ATGACCATCCCCACCCAGCTCGTTCTCCGAGCCCTCCTCGAAGACCCCACGCGCGAGATGTACGGACTCGAGATCTGTCAAGCCGCGGGCCTCGCTCCCGGTACGATCCACCCCATTCTCGTTCGCTTCGAGGGTGTCGGGTGGCTTGAATCCCGCCCCGAAGACGTAGATCCACGAGAAGTCGGACGTCCCCGCCGCCGCTACTATCGGCTGACACCGGATGGAGCGGAACACGCCCGCACCGCACTCGCCCGGACCCAGGCAAAGCTCTCCAGCCTGCTGGGACATCGGTTCAAGAGAGCCGGTGAGGCGACGTGA
- a CDS encoding phosphotransferase enzyme family protein: protein MQASDVSRAVAAARSIVSSFGLTADDAIVLHDSNKLTLRLLPCDVVARVAPAADQVARFEVELAQRLAGAGCPVAALDPRVEPRVHERDGFVVTLWTYYEPVSSREISPIDYAEALERLHAGMREVDVPAPHFMDRVEHAQRLVASRELTPELADADRELLDDTLRRLRRVIGERGAAEQLLHGEPHPGNVLSTEHGLLFIDLETCCRGPVEFDLAHAPEEVGEHYAGMSPALLRECRTLVLAIIATWRWERGDQLPNGRRLGAEWLDRIRALGVTSG, encoded by the coding sequence ATGCAGGCTTCAGATGTGTCGCGCGCGGTGGCCGCGGCCAGGTCGATCGTCTCATCGTTCGGGCTGACGGCCGACGACGCGATCGTTCTTCATGACTCCAACAAGCTCACCCTGCGGCTGTTGCCGTGTGACGTCGTGGCCCGGGTGGCGCCGGCGGCGGATCAGGTCGCGCGGTTCGAGGTCGAGCTCGCCCAGAGGCTGGCCGGGGCCGGTTGCCCTGTGGCTGCTCTCGACCCTCGCGTGGAGCCGCGCGTCCATGAGCGTGACGGGTTCGTGGTCACGCTGTGGACGTACTACGAGCCTGTGTCGTCTCGGGAGATCTCGCCGATCGATTACGCCGAGGCCCTCGAACGGCTGCACGCGGGCATGCGCGAGGTCGATGTCCCGGCGCCGCACTTCATGGATCGGGTCGAGCACGCTCAGCGGCTCGTGGCGAGCCGCGAACTCACTCCGGAACTCGCCGACGCGGATCGGGAGCTGCTCGATGACACGTTGCGGAGGCTGAGGCGGGTGATCGGCGAGCGCGGCGCCGCCGAGCAGCTTCTGCACGGCGAGCCGCACCCGGGCAACGTGCTCAGCACCGAGCACGGGTTGCTCTTCATCGACCTGGAGACGTGTTGCCGTGGGCCGGTCGAGTTCGACCTCGCTCACGCGCCGGAGGAAGTCGGCGAGCACTACGCGGGGATGAGTCCGGCCCTGCTGCGCGAGTGCCGGACCCTTGTGCTCGCGATCATCGCGACCTGGCGGTGGGAACGCGGCGACCAGCTCCCGAACGGGCGGCGGCTGGGCGCGGAGTGGCTCGACCGGATCCGGGCGCTCGGGGTCACCTCCGGCTGA